The Pedobacter roseus genome contains a region encoding:
- a CDS encoding septal ring lytic transglycosylase RlpA family protein — MKYLLLLSFCFLFLQGQAQNSDSSNEPDSIKKTVLATYYHRKFEGRRTTSGAKYRAKKLTAAHRTLPFGTLVTVTNPDNGKSVVVKVNDRGPYAKKLAIDLSERAAKEIGIYRKGIAKVSLSYTVE, encoded by the coding sequence ATGAAGTATCTGCTGTTATTAAGTTTTTGTTTCCTGTTTTTACAAGGTCAAGCACAAAATTCTGATTCATCGAACGAACCAGACAGTATCAAAAAAACAGTTCTCGCTACTTATTACCACAGAAAATTCGAAGGCCGCCGTACCACCAGCGGCGCTAAATACCGGGCTAAAAAACTCACGGCCGCCCATCGCACACTTCCATTTGGTACCCTGGTTACCGTAACCAATCCGGATAACGGAAAATCGGTAGTGGTGAAGGTAAACGACCGTGGCCCATACGCTAAAAAACTGGCTATAGATCTGTCAGAACGTGCTGCCAAAGAGATCGGTATCTACCGTAAAGGCATCGCCAAAGTGAGCTTGAGTTATACTGTAGAGTAA
- a CDS encoding cupin domain-containing protein, translated as MRKSILVLIVITATFISFKVSAQNTDTTKYILQNDAEVAKEEPGTHNGGGKTIGFNFFSEAKNLKTVFKKRTLKPGSSIGYHLQKEDEIYYVISGNGTMQMNGKTFAVKPGDAILTRPGSSHSIAPDAGNDLTILIVYEKK; from the coding sequence ATGAGAAAATCCATATTAGTTTTAATCGTTATTACTGCAACGTTTATTTCGTTTAAAGTATCTGCACAAAATACCGATACCACTAAATATATCCTTCAAAACGATGCTGAAGTAGCAAAAGAAGAACCCGGCACACATAATGGCGGAGGCAAGACCATTGGTTTCAACTTTTTTAGTGAGGCTAAAAACCTCAAAACGGTATTCAAAAAAAGGACTTTAAAACCCGGGTCATCTATCGGTTACCATTTGCAAAAAGAAGATGAAATTTATTATGTGATCAGCGGAAACGGCACCATGCAAATGAATGGAAAAACTTTTGCGGTTAAGCCTGGCGATGCGATTTTAACCCGTCCGGGCAGTTCGCATAGTATTGCACCAGATGCGGGCAATGACCTAACCATTTTGATTGTTTATGAAAAGAAATGA
- a CDS encoding ribonucleoside-diphosphate reductase subunit alpha gives MFVLKRDGRKEAVQFDKITARIQKLCYSLNSDLVDPIDVAKKVIEGLYDGVTTSELDNLAAETAASLTTKHPDYALLASRIAVSNLHKNTTKSFSGTMKMLYEYFDPKAQKAAPLIADDVFEIIEKNKDILDSSIIYDRDFGFDYFGFKTLEKSYLLKVNGQIVERPQHLFMRVSVGIHKEDIESAIKTYNLMSERWFTHATPTLFNAATPKPQMSSCFLLTMQDDSIEGIYDTLKQTAKISQSAGGIGLSIHNIRATGSYIGGTNGTSNGIIPMLRVFNDTARYVDQGGGKRKGAFAIYLEPWHADVFEFLDLRKNHGKEEMRARDLFYALWINDLFMQRVKDNGDWTLFCPHEAPGLADCFGAEFEALYTKYEAEKRGRRTVKAQELWFAILDSQIETGTPYMLFKDAANSKSNQQNLGTIKSSNLCTEIIEYTSKDEVAVCNLASLALPRFVINGAFDHQKLYDVTYQATLNLNKIIDHNYYPVQEAENSNMRHRPVGLGVQGLADAFILMRLPFESDEAKRLNKDIFETIYFASMTASHDLAVKNGPYQTFKGSPLSKGKFQFDLWNVTPDSGRWDWNALRKKVVKDGVYNSLLVAPMPTASTSQILGNNECFEPYTSNIYTRRVLSGEFVVVNKHLLKDLVSLGLWNNDMKNQIILANGSIQAIDTIPDYIKELYKTVWEIKMRNIIDMAADRGAYICQSQSLNLFVNAPNTSKLTSMHFYAWEKGLKTGMYYLRTQAASQAVKFTVENQGGKAIEAVIPAEMTQDQVAEEIVDGPVCSMEEGCISCSG, from the coding sequence ATGTTCGTACTAAAAAGAGATGGCCGCAAAGAAGCGGTGCAATTTGACAAAATCACAGCGCGTATTCAAAAGTTGTGCTATAGTTTGAATTCAGACCTTGTAGACCCGATCGATGTGGCCAAAAAGGTAATCGAAGGTTTATATGATGGGGTTACTACATCAGAGCTTGATAACCTTGCTGCAGAAACTGCTGCATCGTTAACTACTAAGCACCCTGATTATGCTTTGCTGGCATCGCGTATAGCGGTTTCGAACTTGCATAAAAACACCACTAAATCATTCTCGGGTACGATGAAAATGTTGTACGAATATTTCGACCCGAAAGCACAGAAAGCGGCTCCGCTTATTGCTGATGATGTTTTTGAGATTATAGAAAAAAATAAGGATATTTTAGATAGTTCTATCATTTACGACCGTGATTTTGGTTTCGATTATTTCGGTTTCAAAACTTTAGAAAAATCTTACCTTTTAAAAGTTAACGGTCAGATTGTAGAACGCCCGCAACATTTGTTTATGCGTGTTTCTGTTGGTATCCACAAAGAAGATATCGAGAGCGCAATCAAAACCTACAACTTAATGAGTGAGCGTTGGTTTACACATGCTACACCAACTTTGTTCAATGCCGCTACACCAAAACCTCAAATGTCGTCATGTTTCTTGTTAACCATGCAGGATGACAGTATTGAAGGTATTTACGATACTTTGAAGCAAACCGCTAAAATTTCGCAAAGTGCTGGTGGTATCGGTTTAAGTATACACAACATCCGTGCAACGGGTTCATATATTGGTGGTACAAACGGTACTAGTAATGGTATTATTCCAATGTTACGCGTATTTAACGATACGGCCCGTTACGTAGATCAAGGTGGAGGTAAGCGTAAAGGTGCATTTGCTATTTATTTAGAGCCTTGGCATGCAGATGTTTTCGAATTCTTAGATCTTCGTAAAAACCATGGTAAAGAAGAAATGCGTGCGCGCGATTTATTCTATGCCCTTTGGATTAACGATTTGTTTATGCAACGTGTTAAAGATAATGGCGATTGGACCCTATTCTGTCCACACGAAGCACCAGGTTTGGCCGATTGTTTCGGAGCTGAGTTTGAAGCACTTTACACTAAATACGAAGCTGAAAAGCGTGGGCGTAGAACGGTTAAAGCACAGGAACTTTGGTTTGCCATCTTAGATTCGCAGATTGAAACTGGTACACCATACATGTTGTTTAAAGATGCAGCGAACAGCAAATCTAACCAGCAGAATTTAGGTACCATTAAAAGTTCTAACCTGTGTACCGAAATTATCGAGTATACTTCTAAAGATGAAGTTGCCGTTTGTAACTTAGCTTCACTGGCATTACCTCGTTTCGTAATCAACGGTGCTTTCGATCACCAAAAATTATATGATGTAACTTATCAGGCTACTTTAAACCTGAATAAAATCATCGATCATAACTATTATCCTGTACAGGAAGCAGAAAACTCAAACATGCGTCACCGTCCGGTTGGTTTAGGTGTACAAGGTTTGGCTGATGCTTTTATCTTAATGCGTTTACCTTTCGAAAGTGATGAGGCGAAACGTTTAAATAAAGACATTTTCGAAACCATTTATTTCGCTTCAATGACAGCTTCACACGATTTAGCTGTGAAAAATGGTCCTTACCAAACATTTAAAGGTTCTCCGTTATCAAAAGGTAAATTCCAGTTCGATTTATGGAATGTTACACCAGATAGTGGCCGTTGGGACTGGAATGCATTGCGCAAGAAAGTAGTTAAAGATGGTGTGTACAACTCGTTATTGGTTGCGCCAATGCCAACTGCATCTACTTCGCAGATTTTGGGTAACAACGAATGTTTCGAACCATATACCTCAAACATTTACACCCGTCGTGTATTAAGTGGAGAGTTTGTGGTGGTAAACAAACACTTATTGAAAGATTTAGTATCATTAGGTTTGTGGAACAACGATATGAAAAATCAGATCATATTGGCTAACGGTTCAATCCAGGCAATTGATACTATTCCTGATTACATCAAGGAATTATATAAAACCGTTTGGGAGATCAAGATGCGTAACATCATTGATATGGCTGCCGATCGAGGTGCTTATATCTGCCAGTCGCAATCGTTAAACTTGTTCGTAAACGCACCAAATACTTCAAAATTAACTTCAATGCACTTCTACGCATGGGAGAAAGGTTTGAAAACCGGTATGTATTACTTACGTACACAGGCAGCTTCTCAGGCAGTTAAGTTTACGGTAGAAAATCAGGGTGGTAAAGCAATTGAAGCGGTTATCCCAGCTGAGATGACACAAGATCAGGTTGCAGAAGAAATCGTTGACGGACCAGTTTGTTCGATGGAAGAAGGCTGCATTAGCTGTTCAGGATAA
- the sucD gene encoding succinate--CoA ligase subunit alpha: protein MSVLVNKDSKVIVQGFTGNEGTYHAEQMLAYGTNVVGGVTPGKGGQLHLEKPVFNTVKDAVDKTGANVSIIFVPPAFAADAIMEAAEGGIKVIVCITEGIPTKDMIQVKEYIADRDVTLIGPNCPGVITADEAKIGIMPGFIFKKGHVGVVSKSGTLTYEAVDQVVKAGLGITTAIGIGGDPIIGTPTVEAVKLLMNDPETHGIIMIGEIGGGMEAEAAHWIKEHGTKPVVGFIAGQTAPPGRRMGHAGAIVGGADDTAAAKMKIMRECGIRVVESPAEIGAAMAEELAK, encoded by the coding sequence ATGAGCGTTTTAGTAAATAAAGATTCTAAGGTTATCGTTCAGGGTTTTACCGGAAACGAAGGAACTTACCACGCTGAGCAGATGCTGGCCTATGGTACAAACGTAGTTGGTGGTGTAACGCCTGGCAAAGGTGGGCAATTGCATTTAGAAAAGCCTGTTTTTAATACTGTTAAAGATGCCGTTGATAAAACGGGTGCAAATGTATCTATCATTTTCGTACCACCGGCTTTTGCTGCTGATGCAATTATGGAAGCTGCCGAAGGTGGTATTAAAGTTATTGTTTGTATTACCGAAGGTATCCCTACAAAGGATATGATTCAGGTTAAAGAATATATTGCTGACCGCGATGTTACGCTTATCGGCCCTAACTGCCCTGGTGTAATTACTGCTGATGAAGCTAAAATTGGTATCATGCCAGGTTTTATCTTCAAAAAAGGTCATGTAGGTGTGGTTTCTAAATCAGGAACTTTAACTTACGAAGCGGTTGATCAGGTGGTTAAAGCTGGTTTAGGTATCACTACTGCGATCGGTATCGGTGGTGATCCAATTATCGGAACACCAACTGTAGAGGCGGTAAAATTATTAATGAACGACCCTGAAACGCACGGTATCATCATGATTGGTGAAATTGGTGGTGGTATGGAAGCTGAAGCAGCCCATTGGATCAAAGAACACGGTACTAAACCTGTTGTTGGTTTCATCGCTGGTCAAACTGCGCCTCCGGGACGTAGAATGGGCCATGCTGGTGCTATTGTTGGCGGTGCTGATGATACTGCAGCTGCAAAAATGAAAATCATGCGCGAGTGTGGTATCCGTGTAGTAGAAAGTCCTGCCGAAATCGGTGCTGCAATGGCAGAAGAATTAGCAAAATAA
- a CDS encoding GxxExxY protein, protein MDYQIKQGSLPYKNETDLIINAAIEVHKDLGCGFLEIVYKDALCIEFESRGYFYEREKHYPVYYKDVLLPHSFYADFIVFDTVVLEIKSKSGIANEDLAQAINYLKCSECSVGLILNFGKPTLEIRRVVF, encoded by the coding sequence ATGGATTATCAAATAAAACAAGGTAGTCTTCCCTATAAAAATGAAACTGATTTAATTATTAATGCTGCAATTGAAGTTCATAAGGATTTGGGTTGTGGTTTTCTTGAGATTGTTTATAAGGACGCGCTTTGTATCGAATTTGAAAGCCGTGGATACTTTTATGAGAGAGAAAAACATTATCCTGTTTACTATAAGGATGTTTTACTTCCGCATAGCTTTTATGCTGATTTTATAGTTTTTGATACTGTAGTTTTAGAAATAAAATCAAAAAGTGGGATAGCGAATGAAGATTTGGCTCAAGCTATAAACTACTTGAAATGCTCAGAATGTAGCGTTGGCTTAATATTAAACTTTGGCAAGCCTACTTTAGAAATAAGACGCGTTGTCTTTTAA
- a CDS encoding cysteine-rich CWC family protein, protein MSSNIHSAKHEIIPCERCNSAIECKANSYTKCQCSVVQLSINEVQYISELYDGCLCAKCLFELQQEYREEIGV, encoded by the coding sequence ATGTCTTCAAACATCCATAGCGCCAAACACGAAATCATTCCTTGCGAGCGATGCAACAGTGCTATTGAGTGCAAGGCAAATTCTTATACCAAGTGCCAGTGCAGTGTGGTGCAGCTTAGTATTAACGAAGTACAGTATATCTCCGAACTGTATGATGGTTGCCTCTGCGCCAAATGTTTATTCGAATTACAGCAAGAATATAGAGAAGAGATTGGCGTGTAA
- the rlmF gene encoding 23S rRNA (adenine(1618)-N(6))-methyltransferase RlmF, protein MAQEEQNNRKEKSELHPRNKHRSRYNFKQLIATSKELRRFVFKNEHNDDSIDFADQNAVKELNRALLKYYYDIQQWDIPQDFLCPPIPGRADYIHYIADLLGSSNKGKNPKGAKINVLDIGVGANCIYPIIGHQEYGWSFVGSEIDPLSVESARRIIEANKPLQGAIEIRQQSSKMGIFRGIVGRTERFDAVVCNPPFHASLKEAEQGTRQKWRNLGGNEKEVKHVLNFGGNKAELWCPGGERAFVEQIIIQSAQIKNQVLWFSSLVSKSANLKSIYNNLVKADAFEVRTVQMSQGQKISRFVAWTFHDEAAQAEWVKGWKA, encoded by the coding sequence TTGGCTCAAGAAGAACAAAATAACCGCAAAGAAAAGAGCGAGTTACACCCACGCAACAAACACCGTTCGCGTTACAATTTCAAACAACTTATTGCAACTTCAAAAGAATTAAGACGTTTCGTTTTTAAAAACGAGCATAACGACGATTCGATCGATTTTGCTGATCAAAATGCCGTAAAAGAATTAAATAGAGCATTACTGAAATACTATTACGATATCCAGCAATGGGATATTCCTCAGGATTTTCTTTGTCCGCCTATTCCGGGAAGGGCAGATTATATCCATTATATAGCTGATCTTTTGGGCTCAAGCAATAAAGGTAAAAACCCAAAAGGAGCAAAGATCAATGTGCTCGATATTGGTGTAGGTGCTAACTGCATTTATCCGATTATTGGTCACCAGGAATATGGCTGGAGCTTTGTGGGTTCAGAAATAGATCCACTTTCAGTTGAATCGGCAAGACGCATTATCGAAGCCAACAAACCATTACAAGGTGCGATAGAAATCCGTCAGCAATCATCAAAAATGGGTATTTTTAGAGGGATCGTAGGCAGAACAGAGCGTTTCGATGCTGTTGTTTGTAATCCACCGTTCCATGCTTCTTTAAAAGAAGCCGAGCAGGGCACCCGTCAGAAATGGCGTAACCTTGGAGGGAATGAAAAAGAAGTGAAACACGTATTGAACTTCGGAGGAAACAAGGCCGAACTTTGGTGCCCTGGTGGCGAACGTGCCTTTGTAGAGCAAATCATTATCCAGAGTGCGCAAATCAAAAATCAGGTTTTGTGGTTCAGCTCACTGGTTTCGAAAAGTGCAAACCTAAAAAGTATTTATAACAATTTGGTTAAGGCAGATGCTTTTGAAGTACGTACCGTGCAAATGAGCCAGGGACAAAAAATTAGCCGCTTTGTAGCCTGGACTTTCCATGATGAAGCTGCACAGGCAGAGTGGGTTAAAGGATGGAAGGCTTAA
- a CDS encoding VIT1/CCC1 transporter family protein, whose amino-acid sequence MELEKHYTNRTGWLRAAVLGANDGIISTTSLVIGIAAASDTRSPIVLAALAGLVAGSLSMAAGEYVSVSSQADIEKADLAREKVELETMPDVELKELAKIYVSQGLDEDLAMQVAVQLTGKDALAAHARDELGINEITQPKPLQAAFASGASFISGGILPFLVAFFAPIKSMVFYQYGFAIVFLALSGTIAAMAGGSNVIKAVIRICFWGTVAMVVTALAGYIFGAKTV is encoded by the coding sequence ATGGAACTAGAAAAGCATTACACAAATAGAACAGGCTGGTTAAGGGCAGCCGTACTTGGTGCTAACGATGGTATTATTTCTACCACCAGCCTGGTTATTGGTATTGCTGCCGCGAGCGATACAAGAAGCCCTATCGTACTGGCGGCTTTGGCTGGTTTAGTGGCCGGCTCATTATCGATGGCTGCCGGCGAATATGTTTCGGTAAGCTCGCAGGCCGACATTGAAAAAGCTGATCTGGCCCGGGAGAAAGTGGAACTCGAAACCATGCCTGACGTAGAGCTGAAAGAGCTCGCAAAAATATATGTATCCCAAGGATTGGATGAAGATTTAGCCATGCAGGTGGCAGTACAGCTTACCGGGAAAGATGCTTTGGCTGCCCACGCCAGAGATGAACTGGGCATTAACGAAATTACGCAGCCAAAACCACTCCAGGCAGCTTTTGCATCGGGTGCATCTTTTATCAGTGGCGGGATTTTACCTTTTCTGGTTGCCTTTTTTGCCCCGATAAAATCGATGGTGTTTTATCAATATGGTTTCGCCATTGTGTTTTTAGCGCTATCTGGCACGATTGCAGCAATGGCAGGGGGCTCAAATGTAATTAAAGCAGTAATTAGAATCTGTTTCTGGGGAACTGTGGCAATGGTGGTAACTGCTTTGGCCGGATATATTTTTGGAGCTAAAACAGTTTAG
- a CDS encoding methionine-R-sulfoxide reductase, with amino-acid sequence MKTMLNKLFLISAVVLITGLSACAQKQDKEAAKQSKETEQIIPKKKMNWNPLTPEEERVIVNKGTEYPGTGKYEHTTDKGTYTCKRCNAALYRSETKFDAHCGWPAFDDEIKGAVKRIPDADGSRTEIVCANCGAHLGHVFLGEGFTNKDTRHCVNSISMNFVPDQK; translated from the coding sequence ATGAAAACGATGTTAAATAAACTATTTCTGATTTCTGCTGTTGTTTTAATAACAGGCCTTTCTGCTTGTGCCCAAAAGCAAGATAAAGAAGCTGCAAAACAATCGAAGGAAACAGAACAAATCATACCAAAGAAGAAAATGAACTGGAATCCATTAACACCCGAAGAAGAAAGAGTAATTGTAAATAAAGGTACAGAATATCCTGGTACAGGTAAATATGAGCATACAACAGATAAGGGAACTTATACCTGTAAACGTTGTAACGCAGCCTTATACCGTTCAGAAACCAAGTTTGATGCCCATTGCGGATGGCCTGCTTTTGATGACGAAATTAAAGGCGCAGTAAAGCGTATTCCTGATGCAGATGGATCGCGTACAGAAATAGTTTGCGCTAATTGCGGCGCGCATCTTGGTCACGTATTTTTAGGCGAAGGATTTACCAATAAAGACACCCGTCACTGTGTAAATTCAATCTCTATGAATTTCGTGCCAGATCAAAAATAA
- a CDS encoding SPFH domain-containing protein — MEALISNYWWVLVALLCIVLYKYILRFLFGMVIVPEDRIGLITKKFVLFGSDRELPDGRIIAVKGEAGFQGKTLAPGLYFGMWFWQYSVTMEQFTIIPEGKIGLIMAKDGSEIPTGNILGQRVESDNFQDAVKFLENGGQRGRQTSYITSGSYRINTMLFQVSVTDMIRIQESMVGIVTTLDGLPIEANQIAGKLVEGHNNFQNFDAFIKQGGNRGLQPQVILAGSYNLNPWAIQLEEIPMTEIAIGYVGVVISFIGTDGNDLTGADFKHGNIVGKGSKGVWLEPLGPGKYPINKYIMKVELVPTTNLVLNWASARSEAHNLDKNLSTITVRSKDGFPFNLDVAQIIHVPTTEAPKVIARFGNMVNLVSQVLEPTIGNYFRNSAQGSDVIAFLSTRKERQESAKEHIRKVLDEYNVNAVDTLIGDIVPPESLMKTLTDRKIAEEQKVTYETQKQAQETRQGMEKETAIADMQKDIVKAQQSVEIAERTASATVKKSEGDAAGVKLAVGAEAEATKMRAHAEAEATKARAQADSEAIKLRASAEAEQISLTGSAEAGKILAVGKSTAEAYELAVKALGGENFTRYKITEELSKGNVKLIPDVLIGGNGGNHGGSAMDGLLGLKLMELMDPQARKEVVAVAEIVETKAKPKKDNINP, encoded by the coding sequence ATGGAAGCGCTCATTTCTAATTACTGGTGGGTTTTAGTGGCACTGTTGTGCATCGTTTTATACAAATATATTTTACGCTTCTTATTCGGGATGGTGATTGTCCCCGAAGACAGGATCGGGTTGATTACCAAAAAATTCGTACTCTTTGGTTCCGACCGCGAACTGCCCGATGGTCGCATCATTGCCGTTAAAGGCGAAGCTGGTTTCCAGGGAAAAACACTGGCGCCGGGATTGTATTTCGGGATGTGGTTTTGGCAGTACAGTGTAACCATGGAACAGTTTACCATTATTCCGGAAGGTAAAATCGGACTGATTATGGCCAAAGATGGTTCAGAAATCCCAACGGGTAATATTCTGGGGCAAAGGGTAGAGTCTGATAACTTTCAGGATGCGGTGAAATTCCTCGAAAATGGCGGTCAGCGAGGCAGGCAAACCTCTTATATCACCTCGGGTTCCTATCGTATCAATACCATGCTATTCCAGGTTTCTGTTACCGATATGATCCGGATTCAGGAAAGTATGGTAGGCATTGTAACCACGCTAGATGGTTTACCGATTGAAGCCAATCAGATCGCGGGTAAACTGGTGGAAGGCCACAACAATTTCCAGAACTTCGATGCTTTCATCAAGCAAGGCGGTAACCGTGGTTTGCAACCGCAGGTAATTTTGGCGGGTTCTTATAACCTTAATCCCTGGGCAATCCAATTGGAGGAGATCCCAATGACGGAAATTGCCATCGGTTATGTAGGCGTGGTGATCTCATTTATTGGTACAGATGGCAATGACTTAACCGGCGCCGATTTTAAACATGGTAATATCGTAGGCAAAGGCTCGAAAGGTGTTTGGCTGGAGCCACTTGGCCCGGGCAAATATCCGATTAACAAATACATTATGAAGGTAGAGCTGGTGCCCACCACCAATCTGGTGTTAAACTGGGCATCGGCACGGAGTGAAGCACACAATCTGGACAAAAACCTATCAACCATTACGGTACGTTCTAAAGATGGTTTCCCATTTAATTTGGATGTTGCACAAATTATCCACGTACCTACTACAGAAGCACCAAAAGTAATTGCGCGTTTTGGTAACATGGTGAATTTGGTTTCGCAGGTTTTAGAGCCAACTATTGGTAACTATTTCCGTAACTCCGCACAGGGAAGTGATGTAATTGCTTTCCTGAGTACACGTAAAGAACGCCAGGAATCGGCTAAAGAACATATCCGTAAAGTGCTTGATGAATATAATGTAAATGCGGTTGATACGCTGATTGGTGACATTGTTCCGCCTGAATCGTTAATGAAAACCCTAACCGACCGTAAAATTGCAGAAGAGCAAAAGGTGACTTACGAAACCCAGAAACAGGCACAGGAAACGCGCCAGGGGATGGAGAAAGAAACTGCGATTGCTGATATGCAGAAAGATATTGTAAAGGCACAACAAAGCGTAGAGATAGCTGAACGTACCGCAAGTGCTACTGTAAAAAAATCGGAAGGTGATGCCGCAGGTGTAAAATTAGCCGTTGGTGCTGAAGCTGAGGCTACAAAAATGAGGGCCCATGCCGAGGCCGAAGCAACAAAAGCGAGGGCTCAGGCAGATTCTGAAGCGATTAAATTAAGGGCATCGGCAGAGGCTGAACAGATTTCATTAACCGGTAGTGCCGAAGCAGGTAAAATTTTAGCCGTAGGTAAATCAACTGCCGAAGCTTATGAGCTTGCTGTGAAAGCTTTGGGTGGCGAAAACTTTACCCGTTACAAAATTACGGAAGAGTTATCCAAAGGTAATGTAAAACTGATCCCTGATGTGTTAATTGGTGGCAATGGCGGTAATCATGGCGGTTCGGCAATGGATGGCTTATTGGGTTTGAAACTGATGGAATTAATGGATCCTCAGGCACGTAAAGAAGTGGTAGCCGTTGCAGAAATTGTAGAAACAAAAGCAAAACCTAAAAAGGACAATATTAACCCTTAA
- a CDS encoding ribonucleoside-diphosphate reductase small subunit — MEQELLLQENKDRFVLLPIKYPAIWEMYKKTEASFWTAEEIDLSDDQKHWDNLNDGERHFISHILAFFSASDGIVNENLAVNFMSEVQLPEARCFYGFQIMMENIHAETYALLIDTYIKDPEEKDRLFHAIDTVPAVKRKAEWALRWIENGTFAERLVAFAAVEGIFFSGSFCSIFWLKKRGLMPGLTFSNELISRDEGSHCEFACLLYSMLSNKLSEEAVHGIISDAVEIEKEFITDALPVALIGMNAKLMSQYIEFVADRWLQELGYKKIYNATNPFDFMEMISLQGKTNFFEKRVGDYQKSGVLTSADNNKQAFSLDEDF, encoded by the coding sequence ATGGAACAGGAATTATTACTACAAGAAAACAAAGATAGATTTGTGCTTTTGCCGATTAAGTACCCGGCAATTTGGGAAATGTATAAAAAGACCGAAGCTAGTTTTTGGACGGCAGAAGAGATTGATCTTTCTGACGATCAGAAACACTGGGACAATTTAAATGATGGCGAAAGACATTTTATTTCGCACATCCTTGCTTTCTTTTCTGCTAGTGATGGTATCGTGAACGAAAACCTTGCAGTAAACTTCATGAGTGAAGTTCAATTGCCAGAAGCACGTTGTTTTTATGGTTTCCAGATTATGATGGAAAACATCCATGCCGAAACCTACGCCTTGTTAATCGATACTTATATTAAAGATCCTGAAGAAAAAGACCGTTTGTTCCATGCAATTGATACTGTTCCTGCAGTAAAAAGAAAAGCAGAATGGGCTTTACGCTGGATCGAAAACGGAACTTTTGCAGAACGTTTAGTCGCTTTTGCTGCAGTTGAAGGTATTTTCTTCAGCGGAAGTTTCTGCTCTATTTTCTGGTTAAAAAAACGTGGTTTAATGCCAGGATTAACTTTCAGTAACGAGCTGATCTCTAGAGATGAAGGTTCTCACTGCGAATTTGCTTGTTTATTGTACAGTATGTTGAGCAATAAGTTAAGCGAAGAAGCAGTTCATGGTATCATCAGCGATGCGGTTGAAATTGAAAAAGAATTTATTACCGATGCCTTGCCAGTAGCGCTAATTGGTATGAATGCAAAATTAATGAGCCAATATATCGAGTTTGTGGCCGACAGATGGTTACAGGAGCTGGGTTATAAAAAAATCTACAATGCAACCAATCCATTCGATTTTATGGAAATGATTTCATTGCAGGGTAAAACCAATTTCTTCGAAAAACGTGTAGGTGATTATCAAAAAAGCGGCGTATTAACCTCTGCTGATAATAATAAACAGGCGTTTTCTTTAGATGAAGACTTTTAA